The Streptomyces sp. NBC_01439 genome contains the following window.
CTCGGCGATGACCTTGCCATCGCGCAGGAGCCGCGCCTTGGTGTTGCGCTTGACCTCGCCGGACCGGATGAGGACACCGGCGATGTTGCCCAGCTTGGACGAGCGGAAGATCTCGCGGACCTCCGCCGTACCGAGCTCGACCTCTTCGTACTCCGGCTTGAGGAGACCCTTCAGGGCCGCCTCGATCTCCTCGATGGCCTGGTAGATCACCGAGTAGTAGCGAACGTCGACGCCCTCGCGGTCCGCCATCTGCGCGGCACGGCCGGCCGCACGGACGTTGTAACCGATGACGATGGCGTCGGAGCCCATCGCCAGCGAGATGTCGGACTCGGTGACCGCACCCACACCGCGGTGCAGGACGCGGATGTCGACCTCTTCGCCGACGTCGAGCTGGAGCAGCGAGGACTCGAGGGCCTCGACCGCACCGGACGCGTCGCCCTTGATGATGAGGTTGAGTTCCTGGACCAGACCGGCCTTGAGGACCGAGTCGAGGTCTTCCAGGGACACCCGGCGGACGCGCTTGGCGAAGTTGGCGTTGCGCTCGCGCGCAGCACGCTTCTCGGCGATCTGACGGGCCGTACGGTCCTCGTCCACGACGAGGAAGTTGTCGCCGGCGCCGGGGACGTTGGTGAGACCCAGGACCAGGACGGGGGTCGACGGACCCGCTTCCTCGACGTTGTTGCCCTTGTCGTCGAGCATGGCGCGCACTCGGCCGTAGGCGTCGCCCACGACCATCGTGTCGCCGACGCGGAGGGTACCGCGCTGGACGAGGACGGTGGCGACGGCACCGCGGCCGCGGTCGAGGTGGGACTCGATCGCAATACCCTGAGCGTCCTGCTCCGGGTTGGCGCGGAGGTCGAGCGAGGCGTCGGCGGTGAGGACGACGGCCTCGAGCAGGGAGTCGATGTGCAGACCCTGCTTGGCGGAGATGTCGACGAACATCGTGTCGCCGCCGTACTCCTCGGCGACCAGACCGAACTCGGTGAGCTGACCGCGCACCTTGGTCGGGTCGGCACCCTCGACGTCGATCTTGTTGACCGCGACGACGATCGGGACGCCGGCGGCCTTGGCGTGGTTGAGCGCCTCGATCGTCTGCGGCATGACGCCGTCGTTGGCCGCGACCACGAGGATCGCGATGTCGGTCGACTTCGCACCACGGGCACGCATGGCGGTGAACGCCTCGTGACCCGGGGTGTCGATGAAGGTGATGCGACGGTCTTCGTCGTTGACCTGGGTGGAGACCTGGTAGGCACCGATGTGCTGGGTGATGCCACCGGCCTCGCCCGCGACGACGTTCGTCTTGCGGATGGCGTCGAGCAGGCGGGTCTTACCGTGGTCGACGTGACCCATGACGGTGACGACCGGCGGACGCGGCATGAGGAATTCCTCGCCGCCCTCGTCCTCGCCGAACTCGATGTCGAAGCCCTCGAGGAGCTCGCGGTCCTCTTCCTCCGGGCTGACGATCTGAACCTGGTAGTTCATCTCGCCCGCGAGGAGCTGGAGGGTCTCGTCGGAGACGGACTGCGTGGCAGTGACCATCTCGCCGAGGTTCATCATCACGGCGACGAGCGACGCCGGGTTGGCGTTGATCTTCTCCGCGAAGTCGGTGAGGGAGGCACCGCGCGACAGGCGCACGGTCTCGCCGCCACCGCGCGGCAGCATCACGCCGCCGACGGACGGGGCCTGCATGGCCTCGTACTCCTGGCGCCTCTGACGCTTCGACTTGCGACCGCGACGGGCCGGACCGCCGGGACGGCCGAAGGCACCCTGCGTGCCACCACGGGCACCGGGACCACCGGGACGCCCGCCGAAGCCGGGACGACCGCCGCCACCGGCGCCGGCCGGACCGCCGCCGAAGCCGCCGCCACCGGGACGCGGACCGCCGAAGCCGCCGCCGCCCGCGGGACGCGAGCCGGGACCGGCCGGACGGCCGGCGAAGCCGCCGCCACCGGGACGACCTGCGCCACCGGGACGCGGACCGCCGGCACCGGGACCACGGCCACCGGGGCCGCCACCGGGACGGGGACCGGGACCACCGGCAGCGGGACGCTGCGGCATCATGCCCGGGTTCGGACGGTTACCGCCGGGAGCACCGCCCGGACGCGGGGCGCCGCCCTGCGGACGCGGCATGCCGCCCGGGGTCGGACGGGCGCCGCCGGGACCCTGCGGACGCGGAGCGCCGCCGGGACCACCCTGCGGGCGGGGAGCACCCTGGCCGCCACCGGCACCGGGGGCGCCGGGACGGGGCGCGCCGGCCGGACGGGGCGCCTGGGGGCGCGCCATGCCGGTGGAGCCGCCGGAGGTGAAGGGGTTGTTGCCCGGACGGGGACCCGCCGGACGGGCACCCTGCGGACGCGGCGCCTGGGAGCCGGGGGCTCCGGCGGGACGCGGCGCCTGGGCACCGGGGGTGGCACCGGCCGGGCGCGGGGCGCCGGGACGGGCACCGCCCTGGCCACCCTGGCCCGGACGCTGCTGCGCCGGACGGGGGCCGGGAGCCGCGGCGGGACGCTCGGTGCGCGCCGGGGCGGCCGGAGCCGCCGGAGGCGCGGAGAACTCGGTCGCCACGGGCGCCGCCGGAGCGGGCTTCGGGGCGGCCGGAGCCTTCGGGCCGGGACGCGGGCCGGGGGCGGCCGGAGTCACCGGGGTGCTTGCGGCCGGAGCCTCGGCGACGACCGGCTTGGGGGCCGGTGCACCGGGCTTCGGGGCAGCAGGACGTGCCGCAGCGGCCGGGGAGGGCGCTGCGGGCTTGGCGGGCGCGGCCTTGCGGGGCGCGCCGGGCTTTGCAGCGGACTTGCCGGCGTTGCCGCCGGGCCCCTGCAGTGCGTCAGTCAACTTGCGTACAACCGGCGCCTCGATCGTCGAGGACGCCGAACGGACGAATTCACCGAGTTCTTGGAGCTTGGCCATGACGACCTTGCTCTCCACCCCGAACTCCTTGGCGAGTTCGTATACCCGGACCTTAGCCACTTCGCTCCTTTTAGGTCCGGGTTACGCCGGACCGTCGCTACTTCATGGGCGTACTCATCGCGTACTCATCGAGTGCTCATCGCAATCTCGACCTACTTCCAACTCGCGAGGTACCTGACCGCACGGGGTATCCGTGCCGTACTACTTCTTTACGGTGTGGCCCCGGCCTCACGGGCCACGGCATTGCGCAGGTTCTCCGTGTCGAGCGCTCCGGCGGACCGAAGGGCCCGGGGGAACGCACGGCGGCGAATCGCCTGGTCGAGGCAGACCACGGCGGGGTGCACGTAAGCACCCCGTCCCGGCCGCGTACCGCGTGGATCGGGGACGCATGCGTCCCCGTCCGCCACGACGCGCAGCAGATCGTTCTTGGCCGCTCGCTCCCGACACCCCACACAGGTGCGTTCGGGGCATGCGCGGGCTTGCGTCCGGCCAGACACGCCTAAGTCTACCTCCCCGCACCGACCTCTCCCCCGGCACGTCGCGGGGGAAAGATCGAACGGTTGTCGTGTTGTCTTGTATCCGCTGCCGGAGCAGCGGCCGTGCACCCTGTCTACCCTCCGGGGAAGCCCGGAGGGTACCGGTTTATTCCCCGGCCCGGCCCCGGTCGGCGTCCGGGGACGCCTCGGTGTCGGGACGGATGTCGATGCGCCAGCCGGTGAGCCGCGCGGCGAGGCGGGCGTTCTGGCCTTCCTTGCCGATGGCCAGCGACAGCTGGTAGTCCGGAACGGTCACCCGGGCGGACCGGGAGTCCCAGTCGACGACCTCGACCTTGCTCACCCGGGCGGGTGACAGCGCGTTCGCGACCATCTCCGCCGGGTCGTCCGACCAGTCGACGATGTCGATCTTCTCGCCGTGCAGTTCGGCCATCACGTTGCGCACGCGGCTGCCCATCGGGCCGATGCAGGCACCCTTCGGGTTCAGGCCCGAACGGGTGGACCGGACGGCGATCTTGGTGCGGTGACCGGCCTCACGGGCGATCGCCGAGATCTCGACGCTGCCGTCGGCGATCTCCGGGACCTCCAGCGAGAAGAGCTTCTTCACGAGGTTGGGGTGGGTCCGCGAAAGGGTCACGGACGGACCGCGGACGCCCTTCGCCACCCGCACGACGTACGCCTTCAGGCGCAGACCGTGCGTGTACTCCTCGCCGGGCACCTGCTCCTGCACCGGCAGGATGGCTTCCAGCTTGCCGATGTCGACGAGGACGTTCTTGGGGTCCTTGCCCTGCTGGACGACGCCGGTGATGACGTCGCCCTCACGGCCGGCGAACTCGCCGAAGGTCAGGTCGTCCTCGGCGTCGCGCAGACGCTGCAGGATCACCTGCTTGGCGGTCGTCGCGGCGATCCGGCCGAAGTCCGACGGGGTGTCGTCGAACTCCTTGGGCTCCTGCCCCTCTTCGAGGTCCCTCGGGTCTTCCGTCGCCCACACGACCACGTGACCGTTGGTGCGGTCCAGCACGACGCGAGCGCGGCGGAAGCTCCCCTCGGTCCGGTGGTACGCGATGAGGAGGGCCGACTCGATCGCCTCGACGAGCAGGTCGAAGGAGATCTCCTTCTCCCGGACCAGACCCCGCAGGGCACTCATGTCGATGTCCACGGCTACGCCTCCTCTTCCTTCTTGTCCTTGCGGTTGAACTCGATCTCGACACGCGCCTTGGCGATGTCGGTGAATGCGATGCGGCGGGCGGTCGCCTTGCGGCCCTTCACGCCCGGCACTTCGAGGTCCAGGCCCTCGTCGTCGACGTCGAGGATCCGGGCGACCAGTTCCCCGGCACCCTTCTCGCCCTCGGCGGACAGCTGGAACTTCACAAGGCGACCGATGGCCCGTACGTAGTGACGGTGCTCGGTCAGCGGGCGGTCGGCGCCCGGCGAGCTGACTTCGAGGACGTACTCGTCCTCACCCATCACATCGGTTTCGTCGAGCTTGTCGGAGACCTCGCGACTCAGCTCGGCACACGCGTCCAGCTCCACGCCCTCGTCGGAGTCCACGATGATCCGCAGCATCCGGCGCTTGCCCGCCCGCGACATCTCGATCTCTTCGAGGTCCAGGCCCTTGGCGGCGACGAGCGGCTCCAGCAGTCCGCGCAGCCTGTCGCTCTGGGTGGTGCTCATCCGGGTGACTCCTCGGCCGCGTGTGCTGTTGTGGTTTCCGTCGTGTGTCAGGTCAAAGGGTATCCGGTGTCGGAGGGTGTTGCCGTCCGCCCTGTGGACAGGGCCCCGGGTACCGTGATCACACCTTGCCCCGCCACCTGCCCCGCCATCACCCGGAGGACGTCGCCGTGTCCTGGACCCCGCCTTCGAGACCCTCGCGCAGGACCCTGCTCGCCGGTGTGGCCGGCGCGGCCGGCGCCGCGCTGCTGACCGGGTGTTCCGGCGACCTCCCGACCGGCGCCGCCCTGACGATTCCACTCGAACGGCGGATGCGGGAGACGGCCGTTCGTGACAGCACGCGGCTGCTGGAACGTTACGACGCCACGGCGGCCGCCCATCCGGCCCTGGCCGCGCGGCTCGCTCCGCTGCGCGCCGCCGTCGCCGCCCACGCCGCGGCCCTGTCCCCCACCCGTACGGCACCGCCGTCCCCCTCCCCGTCCCCGTCCGGCGGTACGGGGGCCGCCGCGCCCGCGGCGAGCGGCGATCCGGTGCCGCCGAAGCCCGACGAGGCCCTGACCGCGCTCGCGGACGCCGAGCGGAGCCTGTCCGAGTCCCGGACCATCGACCTGGCCGGCGCCCCCGGGGAGCTGGCCCGGCTGCTGGCGTCGGTGGCCGCCTGCGGCGCCGTACACGCGTACCTGCTGACCTCGACCCCCGGAGCCACCTCGTGAAGCCCGAACCCTCCCCCGCCGGCCGGGTCCTGGACGCCGCCCAGGCCGCGCTCGCCGCCGAGCACGCGGCCGCGTACGGCTACGGGGTGATCGGTGCCCGGTCCGCCGGTGCCCGTGCCGCGCAGGCCCGGGAGGCGTACGGCGGGCACCTCGCTCGGCGCGACGCGCTCGCCCGGACCGTACGGGAGCTGGGCGGCGCGCCCCGGCCCGCGGAGGCCGCGTACGCCCTGCCGTTCGAGGTCCGCGGCCCGGCCGACGCCGAGCGGCTGGCCGCCGAGATCGAGGACCGGGTGGCCGGCGCGTACTCCGATCTGGTGCGCGCGGCAGAGGGTCCGCTGCGCCGCGAGGCGGCCGACGCGCTGAGCGCGGCGGCAGTGCGCGCGGCACGCTGGCGTGGTGTCGGCGTAGCCTTCCCTGGGCTCACGGAACGCGCTGACGAGGCGCAACGGGCCCAGCACAGCTGAAAGGGACCACGCACGCATGGCTTTCGAACCGCCGCAGCGGCTTGTACGGGCGCTCGGCGAGATGCCGGAATCGGCGCAGGACACGGACTGGCTGGGGCAGTTGCCCCGACTCGCCGAGGCCGCGCTGTCCCGGCGCGGGGTGGAGGCCCGGCGGGTGCAGGCCCCGGGCGGCCGCAGCAGCCTGGTGGTCCTCGTCACGTACGCCGACGGGACCCCGGCCGCGCTGAAACTGGCCCCGCCGCACGCCCGGCCCGACCGCGAGTTGGCCGCGCTGGCCCACTGGGGCGGTTTCGGGGCCGTACGGGTCCTCGACTCGCGGCATCACGACGACGACGGGGCGCTGCTGCTGGAACGGCTGCACCCCGAGGTGTCCCTGCGGTCCCTGCCGGAGGCGAAGGCCCTGCTGGAGGCGAGCGGCACGCTGCGCCGGCTGTGGGTGGCGCCGCCGGCCGGGCACGGGTGGGAGACGGTGGCGGAGCGCACCGAGTGGCAGTCGGCGGCCCTGCGGGCGGCACCGGCGGAGACCCGGGCCCTGGCGGACACCGCGCTGGCGATGCGGGCGGAGCTGGTGGCGGCCCCGCCGGAGGAGCTGCTGCTGCACGGGAACTTCCGGCAGGGCAAGGTGCTGGCGGGCGAGCGGGCGCCGTGGCTGACGGTGGGCCCCGATCCGCTGGTCGGTGAGCGGGCGTACGACCTGGCGCGGCTGGTCCGCGACCGGCTGGAGGACCAGGTGGCCTCTTCGGCGGGGGCGGCGGGGGCCCGGCGCCGGGTGAACAAGCTGGCGGACGCGCTGGACGTGGACCGGGAGCGGCTGCGGGGCTGGACGCTGTTCCGGGCGGTGGAGTCGGGCAACCGCGCGCTGGCCGTCGGGCGGCGCCGGGACGCGGAGCTGCTGCTGGAGTTCGCGGCCTGGCTGTAGGGCATACCGTAGGTAGGAAGGTATGTCCGGCAGGGGGCCGTCATGGTCGAAGAACTGCTGACAGCGGCCATCGCCACGGGTGTGGGCGTCGCGGTCTACGTGGGCGCCGCGGCCCGGGTGGTGAAGCAGTACGAGCGGGGCTTGGTCTTCCGCTTCGGCAGGCTGCGCGAGGAGGTCCGCGGGCCCGGTTTCACGACGATCGTTCCTTTCGTGGAGCGGCTCCGCAAGGTGAACATGCAGATCGTGACGCTGCCGGTGCCCGCGCAGGAGGGCATCACCCGGGACAACGTCACGGTGCGGGTGGACGCGGTCGTGTACTTCAAGGTCGTCGACCCGGCGAGCGCAATCGTGGCGGTGGAGGACTACCGCTTCGCCGTCTCGCAAATGGCGCAGACCTCGCTCAGGTCGATCATCGGAAAGTCGGACCTGGATGATCTGCTGTCCAACCGGGAGATGCTCAACCAGGGCCTGGAGCTGATGATCGACAGCCCGGCGGTGGGCTGGGGCGTGCAGATCGACCGGGTCGAGATCAAGGACGTCTCGCTGCCGGAGACGATGAAGCGGTCGATGGCCCGGCAGGCGGAGGCGGACCGTGAGCGCCGGGCCCGTGTGATCAACGCGGACGCGGAGCTCCAGGCCTCGCACAAGCTCGCCGAGGCGGCGGAGGTCATGTCGGAACAGCCGGCGGCGTTGCAGTTGCGCCTGCTGCACACGATCGTGGCGGTCGCCGCCGAGAAGAACTCCACGCTGGTGCTGCCGTTCCCGGTGGAGCTGTTGCGCTTCCTCGAGCGCTCGGCCCCTCCGCCTGCGGCGGCGCCCGCGCGGCAGGAACCGGCCCCGGCCGGCCCGGCTTCCGAAGGCCCCGGGCCGGCCGAGGTCGATGACGCGATCGACGGGGCCCCGGCTGCTCCGACCGGGGTCGACGGCGC
Protein-coding sequences here:
- the infB gene encoding translation initiation factor IF-2 translates to MAKVRVYELAKEFGVESKVVMAKLQELGEFVRSASSTIEAPVVRKLTDALQGPGGNAGKSAAKPGAPRKAAPAKPAAPSPAAAARPAAPKPGAPAPKPVVAEAPAASTPVTPAAPGPRPGPKAPAAPKPAPAAPVATEFSAPPAAPAAPARTERPAAAPGPRPAQQRPGQGGQGGARPGAPRPAGATPGAQAPRPAGAPGSQAPRPQGARPAGPRPGNNPFTSGGSTGMARPQAPRPAGAPRPGAPGAGGGQGAPRPQGGPGGAPRPQGPGGARPTPGGMPRPQGGAPRPGGAPGGNRPNPGMMPQRPAAGGPGPRPGGGPGGRGPGAGGPRPGGAGRPGGGGFAGRPAGPGSRPAGGGGFGGPRPGGGGFGGGPAGAGGGGRPGFGGRPGGPGARGGTQGAFGRPGGPARRGRKSKRQRRQEYEAMQAPSVGGVMLPRGGGETVRLSRGASLTDFAEKINANPASLVAVMMNLGEMVTATQSVSDETLQLLAGEMNYQVQIVSPEEEDRELLEGFDIEFGEDEGGEEFLMPRPPVVTVMGHVDHGKTRLLDAIRKTNVVAGEAGGITQHIGAYQVSTQVNDEDRRITFIDTPGHEAFTAMRARGAKSTDIAILVVAANDGVMPQTIEALNHAKAAGVPIVVAVNKIDVEGADPTKVRGQLTEFGLVAEEYGGDTMFVDISAKQGLHIDSLLEAVVLTADASLDLRANPEQDAQGIAIESHLDRGRGAVATVLVQRGTLRVGDTMVVGDAYGRVRAMLDDKGNNVEEAGPSTPVLVLGLTNVPGAGDNFLVVDEDRTARQIAEKRAARERNANFAKRVRRVSLEDLDSVLKAGLVQELNLIIKGDASGAVEALESSLLQLDVGEEVDIRVLHRGVGAVTESDISLAMGSDAIVIGYNVRAAGRAAQMADREGVDVRYYSVIYQAIEEIEAALKGLLKPEYEEVELGTAEVREIFRSSKLGNIAGVLIRSGEVKRNTKARLLRDGKVIAENLTISGLRRFKDDVTEIREGFEGGINLGSFNDIKIDDVIATYEMREKPRA
- a CDS encoding YlxR family protein, which encodes MSGRTQARACPERTCVGCRERAAKNDLLRVVADGDACVPDPRGTRPGRGAYVHPAVVCLDQAIRRRAFPRALRSAGALDTENLRNAVAREAGATP
- the nusA gene encoding transcription termination factor NusA, with amino-acid sequence MDIDMSALRGLVREKEISFDLLVEAIESALLIAYHRTEGSFRRARVVLDRTNGHVVVWATEDPRDLEEGQEPKEFDDTPSDFGRIAATTAKQVILQRLRDAEDDLTFGEFAGREGDVITGVVQQGKDPKNVLVDIGKLEAILPVQEQVPGEEYTHGLRLKAYVVRVAKGVRGPSVTLSRTHPNLVKKLFSLEVPEIADGSVEISAIAREAGHRTKIAVRSTRSGLNPKGACIGPMGSRVRNVMAELHGEKIDIVDWSDDPAEMVANALSPARVSKVEVVDWDSRSARVTVPDYQLSLAIGKEGQNARLAARLTGWRIDIRPDTEASPDADRGRAGE
- the rimP gene encoding ribosome maturation factor RimP, which translates into the protein MSTTQSDRLRGLLEPLVAAKGLDLEEIEMSRAGKRRMLRIIVDSDEGVELDACAELSREVSDKLDETDVMGEDEYVLEVSSPGADRPLTEHRHYVRAIGRLVKFQLSAEGEKGAGELVARILDVDDEGLDLEVPGVKGRKATARRIAFTDIAKARVEIEFNRKDKKEEEA
- a CDS encoding ferritin-like domain-containing protein, which gives rise to MKPEPSPAGRVLDAAQAALAAEHAAAYGYGVIGARSAGARAAQAREAYGGHLARRDALARTVRELGGAPRPAEAAYALPFEVRGPADAERLAAEIEDRVAGAYSDLVRAAEGPLRREAADALSAAAVRAARWRGVGVAFPGLTERADEAQRAQHS
- a CDS encoding aminoglycoside phosphotransferase family protein codes for the protein MAFEPPQRLVRALGEMPESAQDTDWLGQLPRLAEAALSRRGVEARRVQAPGGRSSLVVLVTYADGTPAALKLAPPHARPDRELAALAHWGGFGAVRVLDSRHHDDDGALLLERLHPEVSLRSLPEAKALLEASGTLRRLWVAPPAGHGWETVAERTEWQSAALRAAPAETRALADTALAMRAELVAAPPEELLLHGNFRQGKVLAGERAPWLTVGPDPLVGERAYDLARLVRDRLEDQVASSAGAAGARRRVNKLADALDVDRERLRGWTLFRAVESGNRALAVGRRRDAELLLEFAAWL
- a CDS encoding slipin family protein: MVEELLTAAIATGVGVAVYVGAAARVVKQYERGLVFRFGRLREEVRGPGFTTIVPFVERLRKVNMQIVTLPVPAQEGITRDNVTVRVDAVVYFKVVDPASAIVAVEDYRFAVSQMAQTSLRSIIGKSDLDDLLSNREMLNQGLELMIDSPAVGWGVQIDRVEIKDVSLPETMKRSMARQAEADRERRARVINADAELQASHKLAEAAEVMSEQPAALQLRLLHTIVAVAAEKNSTLVLPFPVELLRFLERSAPPPAAAPARQEPAPAGPASEGPGPAEVDDAIDGAPAAPTGVDGAVDAAPAPDALNGAADGLDGLMLDAPPPPEQERDGLRE